A part of Catharus ustulatus isolate bCatUst1 chromosome 8, bCatUst1.pri.v2, whole genome shotgun sequence genomic DNA contains:
- the LOC116999619 gene encoding cytochrome P450 2C19-like isoform X1, which produces MELLGGATVVLLVCIACLLSFAAWKGRSGKGKMPPGPAPLPILGNLLQVKPSNLAKTLQKLSKEYGPVFTVHLGTEPVVVLHGHDVVKEALVDRGDEFASRGHMPVGDRANNGLGIIFSNNELWLHMRRFSLTTLRNFGMGKRSIEERIQEECDYLLEEIDKTKGAPFDPTRVLACAVSNVICSIVFGKRYDYKDKKFLGLMNNMNNIFEMMSSRWGQLYQMYSNILYYLPGPHQSIFAEFDALKAFVEEEVKLHQASLDPNSPNDFIDCYLTKMQEEKDRPNSSFFMKNLITSTFDLFIAGTETTSTTIRYGLLLLLKHPKIQEKIQEEIDRVVGRSRKPCVADRTQMPYTDAVVHEIQRFISLIPLALPHTVTKDTSFRDYVIPKGTTIYPVLTSVLHDSKEFPNPHEFNPEHFLHKNGTFRKSDFFMPFSAGKRICPGEGLARMEIFLVTATILQNFTLKSVVSPQELDTTPTLSGTGNVPPVYQLCAVPR; this is translated from the exons atggagCTCCTGGGAGGTGCCACGGTTGTTCTCCTGGTTTGCATTGCTTGCCTGCTCTCCTTTGCAGCATGGAAAGGAAGGTCTGGAAAGGGGAAGATGCCTCCAGGACCAGCTCCCCTTCCCATTCTAGGTAACCTGCTGCAGGTGAAACCCAGTAACTTGGCCAAAACTCTCCAGAAG CTCAGTAAAGAGTATGGACCAGTGTTCACAGTGCACTTGGGCACTGAACCAGTGGTGGTGCTGCATGGACATGACGTGGTGAAAGAAGCCTTGGTTGATCGTGGAGACGAGTTTGCTTCCAGAGGACACATGCCAGTTGGAGACAGGGCTAACAATGGATTAG GGATTATTTTTAGCAACAATGAGCTATGGTTACACATGCGGCGGTTTTCTCTCACTACTCTGCGGAActttgggatggggaagaggagCATTGAAGAGAGGATACAGGAGGAATGTGACTACTTGCTGGAAGAGATTGACAAAACAAAGG GAGCACCTTTTGACCCAACCCGCGTGCTGGCCTGTGCTGTCTCCAATGTCATATGCTCCATCGTCTTTGGGAAACGATATGATTATAAAGACAAGAAGTTCCTGGGTCTGATGAACAACATGAACAACATCTTTGAGATGATGAGCTCCCGCTGGGGACAG ctcTACCAGATGTATTCAAATATCCTGTATTACCTGCCTGGCCCACACCAAAGCATATTTGCAGAATTTGATGCTCTGAAAGCATTTGTAGAAGAGGAGGTGAAGTTGCACCAAGCCTCCCTAGATCCCAACTCCCCCAATGATTTCATCGACTGTTACCTCACCAAAATGCAGGAG GAGAAAGATCGTCCCAATTCCAGTTTCTTCATGAAGAACCTGATAACAAGCACCTTTGACTTGTTCATTGCTGGAACCGAGACAACAAGCACCACTATACGATATGGGCTTCTGCTTCTTCTCAAACATCCAAAGATACAAG AGAAAATTCAAGAAGAGATTGACCGGGTAGTAGGACGATCAAGAAAACCTTGTGTGGCTGACCGGACCCAGATGCCCTACACAGATGCTGTGGTCCATGAAATCCAGCGCTTCATCTCTCTTATTCCCCTGGCTCTCCCTCACACTGTGACCAAAGACACCAGCTTCAGAGACTACGTCATTCCTAAG GGCACCACGATATACCCTGTCCTCACTTCTGTCCTCCACGACAGTAAAGAGTTTCCAAACCCACACGAGTTCAATCCTGAACATTTCTTGCACAAGAATGGCACCTTTAGGAAGAGTGACTTCTTCATGCCCTTCTCAGCAG GAAAACGAATATGCCCTGGAGAGGGCCTGGCACGAATGGAGATATTCTTAGTCACAGCCACCATCTTGCAGAATTTTACTCTGAAGTCTGTTGTCAGCCCCCAGGAGCTCGACACAACCCCAACTCTGAGTGGGACAGGCAATGTACCTCCTGTCtaccagctctgtgctgtcccccgCTGA
- the LOC116999619 gene encoding cytochrome P450 2C19-like isoform X2 yields MELLGGATVVLLVCIACLLSFAAWKGRSGKGKMPPGPAPLPILGNLLQVKPSNLAKTLQKLSKEYGPVFTVHLGTEPVVVLHGHDVVKEALVDRGDEFASRGHMPVGDRANNGLGIIFSNNELWLHMRRFSLTTLRNFGMGKRSIEERIQEECDYLLEEIDKTKGAPFDPTRVLACAVSNVICSIVFGKRYDYKDKKFLGLMNNMNNIFEMMSSRWGQVNSMYSNILYYLPGPHQSIFAEFDALKAFVEEEVKLHQASLDPNSPNDFIDCYLTKMQEEKDRPNSSFFMKNLITSTFDLFIAGTETTSTTIRYGLLLLLKHPKIQEKIQEEIDRVVGRSRKPCVADRTQMPYTDAVVHEIQRFISLIPLALPHTVTKDTSFRDYVIPKGTTIYPVLTSVLHDSKEFPNPHEFNPEHFLHKNGTFRKSDFFMPFSAGKRICPGEGLARMEIFLVTATILQNFTLKSVVSPQELDTTPTLSGTGNVPPVYQLCAVPR; encoded by the exons atggagCTCCTGGGAGGTGCCACGGTTGTTCTCCTGGTTTGCATTGCTTGCCTGCTCTCCTTTGCAGCATGGAAAGGAAGGTCTGGAAAGGGGAAGATGCCTCCAGGACCAGCTCCCCTTCCCATTCTAGGTAACCTGCTGCAGGTGAAACCCAGTAACTTGGCCAAAACTCTCCAGAAG CTCAGTAAAGAGTATGGACCAGTGTTCACAGTGCACTTGGGCACTGAACCAGTGGTGGTGCTGCATGGACATGACGTGGTGAAAGAAGCCTTGGTTGATCGTGGAGACGAGTTTGCTTCCAGAGGACACATGCCAGTTGGAGACAGGGCTAACAATGGATTAG GGATTATTTTTAGCAACAATGAGCTATGGTTACACATGCGGCGGTTTTCTCTCACTACTCTGCGGAActttgggatggggaagaggagCATTGAAGAGAGGATACAGGAGGAATGTGACTACTTGCTGGAAGAGATTGACAAAACAAAGG GAGCACCTTTTGACCCAACCCGCGTGCTGGCCTGTGCTGTCTCCAATGTCATATGCTCCATCGTCTTTGGGAAACGATATGATTATAAAGACAAGAAGTTCCTGGGTCTGATGAACAACATGAACAACATCTTTGAGATGATGAGCTCCCGCTGGGGACAGGTAAATTCA ATGTATTCAAATATCCTGTATTACCTGCCTGGCCCACACCAAAGCATATTTGCAGAATTTGATGCTCTGAAAGCATTTGTAGAAGAGGAGGTGAAGTTGCACCAAGCCTCCCTAGATCCCAACTCCCCCAATGATTTCATCGACTGTTACCTCACCAAAATGCAGGAG GAGAAAGATCGTCCCAATTCCAGTTTCTTCATGAAGAACCTGATAACAAGCACCTTTGACTTGTTCATTGCTGGAACCGAGACAACAAGCACCACTATACGATATGGGCTTCTGCTTCTTCTCAAACATCCAAAGATACAAG AGAAAATTCAAGAAGAGATTGACCGGGTAGTAGGACGATCAAGAAAACCTTGTGTGGCTGACCGGACCCAGATGCCCTACACAGATGCTGTGGTCCATGAAATCCAGCGCTTCATCTCTCTTATTCCCCTGGCTCTCCCTCACACTGTGACCAAAGACACCAGCTTCAGAGACTACGTCATTCCTAAG GGCACCACGATATACCCTGTCCTCACTTCTGTCCTCCACGACAGTAAAGAGTTTCCAAACCCACACGAGTTCAATCCTGAACATTTCTTGCACAAGAATGGCACCTTTAGGAAGAGTGACTTCTTCATGCCCTTCTCAGCAG GAAAACGAATATGCCCTGGAGAGGGCCTGGCACGAATGGAGATATTCTTAGTCACAGCCACCATCTTGCAGAATTTTACTCTGAAGTCTGTTGTCAGCCCCCAGGAGCTCGACACAACCCCAACTCTGAGTGGGACAGGCAATGTACCTCCTGTCtaccagctctgtgctgtcccccgCTGA